From Macaca fascicularis isolate 582-1 chromosome 14, T2T-MFA8v1.1, a single genomic window includes:
- the OR4D5 gene encoding olfactory receptor 4D5 encodes MNPANHSQVTGFVLLGLSQVWELRVFFFTVFSTMYFMTVVGNLLIVVIVTSDPHLHTTMYFLLGNLSFLDFCYSSITAPRMLLDLLSGNPTISFGGCLTQLFFFHFIGGIKIFLLTVMAYDRYVAISQPLHYTLIMNQTVCALLMAASWVGGFIHSIVQVALTIQLPFCGPDELDNFYCDVPQLIKLACTDTFVLELLMVSNNGLVTLMCFLVLLGSYTALLVMLRSHSREGRSKALHTCASHIAVVTLIFVPCIHIYARPFRTFPMDKAVSVLYTIVTPMLNPAIYTLRNKEVIMAMKKLWRRKKDLIGPLECRPLP; translated from the coding sequence ATGAATCCAGCAAATCACTCCCAGGTGACAGGATTTGTTCTGCTGGGGCTCTCTCAGGTTTGGGAGCTTCGGGtttttttcttcactgttttCTCTACTATGTATTTTATGACTGTAGTGGGAAACCTTCTTATTGTGGTCATAGTGACCTCTGACCCACACCTGCACACGACCATGTATTTTCTCTTGGGCAATCTTTCTTTCCTGGACTTTTGCTACTCTTCCATCACGGCACCTAGGATGCTGCTCGACTTGCTCTCAGGCAACCCTACCATTTCCTTTGGGGGATGCCTCACTCAGCTCTTCTTCTTCCACTTCATTGGAGGCATCAAGATCTTCCTGCTGACTGTCATGGCGTATGACCGCTACGTTGCCATTTCCCAGCCCCTGCACTACACGCTCATTATGAATCAGACTGTCTGTGCACTCCTCATGGCAGCCTCCTGGGTAGGGGGCTTCATCCACTCCATAGTACAGGTTGCATTGACTATCCAGCTGCCATTCTGTGGGCCTGACGAGCTGGACAACTTTTATTGTGATGTGCCTCAGCTGATCAAATTGGCTTGCACAGATACCTTTGTCTTAGAGCTTTTAATGGTGTCTAACAATGGCCTGGTGACCCTGATGTGTTTTCTGGTGCTTCTGGGATCCTACACAGCACTGTTAGTCATGCTCCGAAGCCACTCACGGGAGGGCCGCAGCAAGGCCCTGCACACCTGTGCCTCTCACATTGCTGTGGTGACCTTAATCTTTGTGCCCTGCATCCACATCTATGCAAGGCCTTTTCGGACATTCCCCATGGACAAGGCAGTGTCTGTGCTATACACAATTGTCACCCCGATGCTGAATCCTGCCATCTATACCCTGAGAAACAAGGAAGTGATCATGGCCATGAAGAAGCTGTGGAGGAGGAAAAAGGACCTTATCGGTCCCCTGGAGTGCAGACCCTTACCTTAG
- the OR8D4 gene encoding olfactory receptor 8D4, which yields MISQLKKREISQRRMGIKNHSIVTEFLLSGLTEQPELQLPLFGLFLGIYTITVVGNLSMISIIRLNHQLHIPMYYFLSSLSFLDVCYSSVITPKMLSGFLCRDRSLSYSGCMTQLFFFCVCVISECYMLAAMAYDHYVAICNPLLYKVIMSPSVCSLLVAAVFSVGFTDAVIHGGCILRLSFCGSNIIKHYFCDIVPLIKLSCSSTYIDELLIFVIGGFNMVATSLAIIISYAFILTGILRIHSKKGRCKAFSTCSSHLTAVLIFYGSLMSMYLKPAFSSSLTQEKVSSVFYTTVIPMLNPLIYSLRNKEVKNALTKLLRRKIPLSP from the coding sequence atttctcagagaagaaTGGGTATAAAAAACCATTCCATAGTGACTGAGTTTCTGCTTTCAGGATTAACTGAACAGCCAGAGCTTCAGCTGCCCCTCTTTGGCCTCTTCTTAGGAATTTATACAATTACTGTGGTGGGAAACCTCAGCATGATCTCAATAATTAGGCTGAATCATCAACTTCATATCCCCATGTACTATTTCCTGAGTAGTTTGTCCTTTTTAGATGTCTGCTATTCTTCTGTCATTACCCCTAAAATGCTATCAGGGTTTTTATGCAGAGACAGATCCCTCTCTTATTCTGGATGCATGACTCAgctgttttttttctgtgtttgtgttATTTCTGAATGCTACATGCTGGCAGCCATGGCCTATGATCACTACGTGGCCATCTGCAATCCACTGCTCTACAAGGTCATCATGTCCCCTAGTGTCTGTTCTCTGCTGGTGGCTGCTGTCTTCTCAGTAGGTTTCACTGATGCTGTGATCCATGGAGGTTGTATACTCAGGTTGTCCTTCTGTGGATCAAACatcattaaacattatttctgtgacATTGTCCCTCTTATTAAACTCTCCTGCTCTAGCACTTATATTGATGAGcttttgatttttgtcattggtggATTTAACATGGTGGCCACAAGCCTAGCAATCATCATTTCATATGCTTTTATCCTCACCGGCATCCTGCGCATCCACTCTAAAAAGGGCAGGTGCAAAGCCTTTAGTACCTGTAGCTCCCACCTGACAGCTGTTCTTATATTTTATGGGTCTCTGATGTCCATGTATCTCAAACCTGCTTTTAGCAGCTCACTCACCCAGGAGAAAGTATCCTCAGTATTTTATACCACTGTGATTCCCATGTTGAATCCTCTGATATATAGTCTGAGGAACAAGGAAGTGAAAAATGCCCTGACGAaacttttaagaagaaaaatacctTTATCTCCATGA